The sequence CGATCATGGTGGGCCGGGCCTGGGCCGACCGGTGCACCGACGACTGGGAAGGCGCGATCCCGGAGTGCGAATGGGTGGGGCGCCTGTGGCCTTCGTCGGGGGGACCGACATCCTGGCCCCCGCCCGGCCACGCGACGCACTGGGGTGAATGGCAACCTCCGTTCTGACCAGGGACTTTCCCCGATGGCGGCGGGGAGGGGGCCGGGTCCGCCGGGTGAGCCGAGGAGCAATACTCGTCGTACGGGGAACTGCCGTCGAGCGGGGTTCGGGCAGGGGGAAGTGGGGCGCCGGACCCACGACACAGGGGGGAGACCGACATGGCGCTGGACATGACGGTGCAGCGGGCGATGGCCCTGGGACGGGCCCGCGACGAGCGGATGCGCGCGCTGGCCTGGGCCGTGCTGGGCCTGATACTGCTGGGGCTCTCCGCCGCGGCGGGCAGCCGGATCAGTGGTGCGACAGCCGACGAGGAGGCGTTCCTGGCGGCTCGGCCGTGCGTCGAGACGGAGGCGGCCCGGGTGACGGAGGACTGCCTGCACACGATCCGTGCCACGGTCCTTTCCGCCCAGAACGCCAAGAGCGGCCCCAAAGGCGTGTCCGTCTTCCGGATACGGCTGCGCGCACCCGTCCCCGCTCCCGCCGATCAGCCGTTCGATCTGAACTCGAACGGCGATCTGGCCTACCTCGTCAAGCCCGGTGAAGAGGTGGAGGTCACCACGTGGCGGGGCGTCCAGGTCTCGGTCCGCCAGGACGGGGTCTCCGAGACGCTCCCCGGGCTGCCCGACGAGGCCACCATGTACGTCGGGCTGACGCTGGTCGTGGTCTGGACGACGGCGCTGGCCTTCGTCGCCGCGTTCGGCGGTGTCCGCCGGGCCCGCCGCCTCACCACCGGACGCCCCGTCACGCCGCGGGTCGGCTTCGGCTGGGGCAAGGCGCTGGCTGTGCTCATCGTTCCGCTCGTCGTGTCGTTCCTTTGCATGACGCTGTGGGACGCCTGGACGGCGGCGGCCCTGACGGTGGCCATCTGGGCACTGATCGCCTTACCGGCCACGTACGCCGCATTGCGCTGGGACCGTGACGAGTGAGGCACCGCCCGGGTGTCGTCCGTCGAGCCGTACGGCGGGCTCGGCGGCGGCCCGGGGCACGGTCGTGGCGTAAGGCGGTCGACCTTCAGAGCCTGCGATCCCCTCAGGTCAGCGGCCTGACGAGGTCATCCGTCGCCTGCCGCAGTGCCGCAGCCAGTCGGTCGCGGGCCTCGGTCTGGGCGGCGATGCGTTCGTCGAGCACCGCGAGCCGCTCCGTCGCGACGCGCAGCCCTGTGGCCGAGGGCGCCGCGGCCGCCACGTTTCCGTCCAGGCAGGGCGCGAAGACCCGTACGTCGTCCAGCGTGAGCCCGGCGGCCAGCAGGTAGCGGATGTTGCGGACGCGGACAGCCGTCCGCTCGTCGTAGACCCGGTAGCCGTTGGGTGCCCGCTCCGATGAGATCAGTCCCGCCTCCTCGTAGTGCCGCAACGCACGCGCCGTCGTCGTGGTCACCTTCGCCAACTCGCCTATCAGCACCTCTGCCACCTCCGGTGGCCACTCCTATCACGCCACGACAGCCCCGCCGTCGACCGGGAGGACCACTCCGGTGACAAAGGAGGCTCCGGGCGAGGCGAGTTGGGTGATCGCCCAGGCGACCTCCTCCGGTCGGCCGATCCGACCCATCGGGGTGTGCGCGAGCTGCCAGGCGCGGACCGCCGCGATCCGGGCCGGCGCCAGGCCCTGGTGTTCACCGATCGGGGTGTCGACCGCGCCGGGTGCGACGGCCACGACCCGGATGCCCCTGGGCGCCAGTTCCACCGCCCAGCTCCGGG comes from Streptomyces virginiae and encodes:
- a CDS encoding MerR family transcriptional regulator, which gives rise to MLIGELAKVTTTTARALRHYEEAGLISSERAPNGYRVYDERTAVRVRNIRYLLAAGLTLDDVRVFAPCLDGNVAAAAPSATGLRVATERLAVLDERIAAQTEARDRLAAALRQATDDLVRPLT